In one window of Methanolobus mangrovi DNA:
- a CDS encoding methanogenesis marker 7 protein, producing MAAILEPYIYEGGIHKHSLITELLEDLGGYLIQKVPAATEVTLVMLIPRDDVHLIEELGKKLLGKLTRAPLTGTEIAVVSPTLASHHLPHSACDVAEYLRRGGANTNMIGLARGMGRRVSLSDNYERKLINEHDLAVFSFGTFSDCIKNKKPKLLEGVTVPKIVAGGPRDLKTEDVANADLYIGGIGRVAHRMRKSGELDSLDVMTEKVVEVVEKMREDIAKDPLAVLPARVMKEIHEQIPDIFNVLSPAPVTLQLDGLRVKLPYEEFREKVENLEFDEGLKLSDMAVITQSKMKNYILVKIKRESEVGFTA from the coding sequence ATGGCAGCGATACTGGAGCCATACATCTATGAGGGTGGTATACACAAGCACTCTCTGATCACAGAACTTCTGGAGGACCTTGGAGGCTATCTGATTCAGAAAGTCCCTGCAGCCACAGAGGTCACACTTGTCATGCTGATACCCAGGGATGATGTCCATCTCATCGAAGAGCTGGGAAAGAAACTTCTGGGTAAACTCACCCGTGCACCGCTTACGGGTACGGAGATAGCCGTAGTATCGCCTACACTTGCATCCCATCATCTTCCGCACTCTGCATGTGATGTCGCGGAATATCTGCGCAGAGGTGGCGCTAACACGAATATGATAGGGCTTGCAAGAGGTATGGGTAGAAGGGTTTCTCTTTCTGATAATTACGAAAGGAAACTTATCAATGAACATGATCTTGCAGTTTTTTCCTTTGGTACCTTCAGTGATTGTATAAAGAACAAGAAACCAAAGTTACTGGAAGGCGTAACCGTTCCCAAGATTGTAGCAGGAGGACCTCGCGACCTTAAGACCGAAGATGTTGCAAATGCTGACCTGTACATCGGTGGTATCGGCAGGGTCGCTCATCGCATGAGGAAAAGCGGTGAACTGGACTCACTTGATGTTATGACAGAGAAGGTTGTTGAAGTAGTGGAAAAGATGCGTGAGGATATTGCAAAGGACCCTCTTGCCGTACTGCCTGCAAGGGTCATGAAAGAGATCCATGAGCAGATCCCTGACATATTCAATGTGCTTTCACCTGCTCCGGTGACGCTTCAACTTGACGGATTGCGTGTAAAGCTTCCATATGAGGAGTTCCGCGAAAAAGTTGAGAACCTTGAGTTCGATGAGGGGTTAAAACTGTCTGATATGGCTGTTATCACCCAATCAAAGATGAAAAATTATATATTGGTCAAGATCAAACGAGAATCTGAAGTAGGATTTACTGCTTGA
- a CDS encoding methanogenesis marker 6 protein: protein MAEDNEDVITKLVVTGSDSVLPIDAAMQIYESNTDIVIKETCFGTMVTGPRVAVDKVVKEVVDLDKNHIFVKERGFPPGDERRCRASRGGGARPGFYFLKEESMMLPMIGKALDKYDKQVPLKETEHKKRLGVKDLQDIIESTQ, encoded by the coding sequence ATGGCCGAAGATAATGAAGATGTCATAACAAAACTCGTTGTCACAGGTTCAGACAGCGTGTTGCCAATTGATGCTGCCATGCAGATATACGAATCTAATACTGATATTGTCATAAAAGAAACATGTTTTGGAACCATGGTCACAGGCCCCCGGGTTGCTGTGGACAAAGTGGTAAAAGAGGTTGTGGACCTCGATAAGAATCATATATTTGTTAAAGAGAGAGGTTTCCCCCCCGGAGATGAAAGGCGCTGTCGTGCTTCCCGCGGTGGCGGGGCAAGGCCTGGTTTCTACTTCCTGAAGGAAGAGTCAATGATGCTTCCGATGATCGGAAAAGCCCTTGATAAATATGACAAACAAGTTCCTCTCAAGGAAACCGAACACAAGAAACGTCTTGGAGTGAAAGATCTTCAGGATATAATCGAATCCACCCAATGA
- a CDS encoding carboxymuconolactone decarboxylase family protein, protein MDLKRIKEILDKEPEEAVEDILADVEKRYGEIPYIINFMKDMPELFISRMIYENSVMREFKRMDPKTVELICIAVASALRCEHCMKTHVRVAKRLGVSKEEIFDSILIASTISTAAVLAEGTRSVDAEFSESGAGISSSNCAICNINSELPEED, encoded by the coding sequence ATGGATCTAAAAAGAATAAAAGAAATTCTCGACAAGGAACCTGAAGAGGCAGTTGAAGATATTCTGGCAGATGTCGAGAAACGATATGGTGAAATTCCTTACATAATCAACTTCATGAAGGATATGCCGGAACTTTTCATATCACGCATGATCTATGAGAACAGTGTCATGCGCGAGTTCAAACGCATGGATCCTAAGACTGTGGAACTTATATGCATAGCTGTGGCTTCTGCTCTGAGATGTGAACACTGCATGAAGACCCATGTGAGAGTTGCTAAGAGACTTGGTGTTTCCAAAGAAGAGATATTCGATTCTATTCTGATAGCAAGTACCATCTCAACAGCTGCTGTCCTTGCTGAGGGCACACGTTCTGTGGATGCAGAGTTCAGTGAATCCGGTGCGGGAATTTCCAGTTCAAATTGCGCTATATGCAATATTAATTCTGAGCTTCCAGAAGAGGATTAA
- a CDS encoding methanogenesis marker 17 protein, translated as MEALETFIVESTVQEEGEAYRSIVSDIITELVLGGAIGRIKVVIRPEDSLYQMAIILRGSQPTVKVSDIGSVESGNIAKKEVRISITEEKYLPELLDLLWARYGRTKVYQPERNTLIINAEDTDTEIQFLTDMVVADPRRTLQSRLVEMAIRSTPEGFRVRYHSMDSHKFVFVASEDTLKPEWIQEAHQMVTELMEEK; from the coding sequence ATGGAAGCTCTTGAGACTTTCATTGTAGAGTCCACCGTTCAGGAGGAGGGTGAGGCATACAGGAGCATAGTCTCTGATATCATTACAGAACTGGTACTTGGTGGTGCTATCGGAAGGATAAAGGTTGTTATAAGGCCGGAAGATTCACTTTACCAGATGGCCATTATTTTAAGGGGCAGCCAACCAACTGTGAAAGTGTCTGATATTGGAAGCGTCGAAAGTGGTAACATAGCAAAAAAAGAGGTAAGGATCTCGATAACCGAGGAAAAATACCTGCCGGAACTGCTTGACCTGCTATGGGCGAGGTATGGACGCACAAAGGTCTACCAGCCTGAAAGAAATACACTGATCATCAATGCTGAAGATACAGATACTGAGATACAGTTCCTGACAGATATGGTGGTTGCAGACCCCCGCAGGACACTCCAGTCAAGACTGGTGGAAATGGCTATAAGATCAACACCTGAAGGGTTCAGGGTGCGCTACCATTCAATGGATAGCCATAAGTTCGTCTTCGTGGCAAGTGAGGATACCCTAAAACCCGAATGGATACAGGAAGCGCATCAGATGGTCACAGAACTCATGGAGGAAAAATAA
- a CDS encoding methanogenesis marker 15 protein encodes MSEEAVVKVALVSCGSEYAGVQGELDSVAASVNAKLIYPEIDVNVLDTIGKDFGLEAASPDLRLLMARAKAVVDGISDVDGVFITSCFRCAEAAIVRNEVRRYINKYSTLPVISYSFTERTTAATLLTRMEALTTIARRRHLLAREKQSGLTAGIDSGSTTTKAVIMRDNEIIGSGWVPTIKVIDSATEAFDKALEEAGVKKEDIQAIGTTGYGRFLIGEHFNAQLIQEEITVNSKGAVYLAGKQKGSATVIDIGGMDNKAISVEDGIPGMFTMGGICAGASGRFLDMTAKRLGVDITELGSLAVKGMQDKVDMNSYCIVFGIQSLVNSLAKGATTEDVAAAACHSVVEQIFEQQLQEVDVKEPLILVGGSSLIEGVPKALGELLKINVLVPPNSHLIGAVGSALLASGYLEE; translated from the coding sequence ATGAGCGAGGAGGCTGTTGTAAAAGTAGCACTTGTGTCATGTGGCTCCGAATATGCAGGTGTTCAAGGGGAACTTGATTCAGTTGCAGCGAGTGTTAATGCCAAACTGATCTATCCTGAGATAGATGTAAATGTGCTTGATACCATCGGAAAGGATTTTGGTCTGGAGGCTGCAAGTCCTGACCTTCGTCTTCTAATGGCAAGAGCCAAGGCTGTCGTGGATGGTATCTCGGATGTCGATGGCGTATTCATTACATCATGTTTCAGGTGTGCTGAGGCGGCCATCGTCAGGAATGAAGTTCGTCGCTACATTAACAAATATTCTACTCTCCCTGTCATAAGTTATTCTTTTACAGAGCGTACAACGGCAGCAACCCTGCTGACCCGTATGGAAGCTCTTACTACTATCGCAAGACGCAGGCATCTTCTTGCAAGGGAAAAGCAAAGCGGACTTACTGCAGGCATTGACTCCGGTTCAACTACCACAAAGGCGGTCATCATGAGGGACAATGAGATCATAGGTTCAGGATGGGTGCCTACTATCAAGGTAATTGACAGTGCGACTGAAGCTTTTGATAAGGCCCTTGAAGAAGCCGGTGTTAAAAAGGAAGATATCCAGGCGATAGGTACCACAGGATACGGTCGTTTCCTGATAGGGGAGCACTTCAATGCCCAACTCATTCAGGAAGAGATCACTGTTAACTCAAAGGGTGCTGTCTATCTTGCAGGTAAACAGAAAGGTTCTGCAACTGTTATTGACATAGGCGGAATGGACAACAAGGCTATATCTGTGGAAGATGGGATTCCCGGAATGTTCACCATGGGTGGTATCTGTGCAGGAGCTTCCGGACGTTTCCTTGATATGACTGCAAAAAGGCTTGGTGTGGATATCACTGAGCTTGGTTCACTTGCTGTGAAGGGTATGCAGGACAAGGTCGATATGAACAGTTATTGTATCGTTTTCGGTATCCAATCACTTGTTAACTCTCTTGCAAAGGGTGCAACTACTGAGGATGTTGCAGCTGCTGCGTGTCACAGTGTGGTGGAGCAGATATTCGAACAGCAGCTCCAGGAAGTTGATGTAAAGGAACCACTGATCCTTGTAGGCGGTTCATCTCTGATAGAGGGTGTTCCAAAGGCTCTTGGTGAGTTGCTTAAGATCAATGTCCTTGTTCCTCCAAATTCCCACCTTATAGGTGCGGTAGGAAGTGCTTTACTGGCATCAGGGTATCTGGAGGAGTAA
- a CDS encoding methanogenesis marker 5 protein, with protein sequence MAKVIIYPTNSLILSDLVQRFGHTPIAMMEKIKEKISTVGVDSPPLNITAEEPKLGLKYAAVEVPAGVRGRMAIVGPMIEQADAGIIVGESPMAFGCMGCARTNELTKYLIRDRDMPLLELDFPESDDEGQDFVYKIAEFLKSLPEKTEEATE encoded by the coding sequence ATGGCAAAAGTTATCATATACCCTACAAACAGTCTGATCCTTTCTGACCTGGTCCAGAGGTTCGGCCACACACCCATTGCAATGATGGAAAAGATCAAGGAAAAGATATCAACTGTTGGTGTAGATTCACCTCCCCTGAACATCACCGCAGAAGAACCAAAACTTGGACTGAAATATGCTGCTGTGGAAGTTCCGGCAGGTGTCAGGGGCAGGATGGCTATAGTAGGTCCCATGATCGAGCAGGCAGATGCCGGTATCATTGTTGGTGAGAGTCCTATGGCATTTGGTTGTATGGGATGTGCCCGTACCAACGAGCTTACAAAATACCTCATAAGGGATCGTGACATGCCACTCCTTGAGCTCGATTTCCCGGAATCTGATGATGAGGGTCAGGATTTTGTGTACAAGATCGCTGAGTTCCTGAAATCATTACCTGAAAAGACTGAGGAGGCTACAGAATGA
- a CDS encoding presenilin family intramembrane aspartyl protease PSH: MSSEKTGFKDYAPMLVMAGIILVVQITALLLATPMSANDMQAFEDPDSTANSIYYIGVILVFTFLLLMAIKRNMQWIIQLTILLAVGATMYYVFYALLSLVDVSIMTNNVVSGLVAAVLTVLLYKFPEWYVINTIGLIIGAGASAIFGISLSILPVIVLLSLLAIYDAISVYKTKHMIDLAEGVMDLRLPILFVIPKHLKYSFIEDSFKKEDGKEREAFFMGLGDAIMPTILVVSANVFLVQKYEAMNFIGFISYPALGAMIGTIIGFVALSILVMKGKPQAGLPFLNSGVILGYIVGVLVSGSPFY; the protein is encoded by the coding sequence TTGAGTTCTGAAAAGACAGGTTTTAAAGATTATGCGCCGATGCTTGTGATGGCAGGCATAATATTGGTAGTACAGATTACAGCACTACTTTTGGCTACACCTATGAGTGCAAACGATATGCAGGCTTTTGAAGATCCGGATTCGACTGCAAACAGCATCTACTACATAGGAGTCATCCTTGTATTCACTTTCCTGTTGCTGATGGCAATTAAAAGGAACATGCAATGGATAATACAGCTCACCATACTACTTGCAGTGGGAGCGACCATGTACTATGTGTTCTACGCTTTGCTGTCCCTTGTAGATGTGTCAATAATGACAAACAATGTCGTATCCGGCCTGGTAGCAGCCGTCCTTACAGTACTGCTCTACAAATTCCCGGAATGGTATGTCATCAACACCATAGGACTTATAATTGGAGCAGGAGCCAGCGCCATTTTCGGAATTTCATTATCCATCCTCCCGGTAATTGTACTTCTGTCATTGCTTGCAATATATGATGCAATATCCGTTTACAAGACAAAGCACATGATAGATCTTGCAGAAGGAGTCATGGACCTCCGCTTACCAATACTTTTCGTAATCCCAAAACACCTGAAATACTCATTTATCGAGGACTCATTCAAAAAAGAGGATGGAAAGGAGAGAGAGGCTTTCTTCATGGGACTTGGGGATGCCATAATGCCAACCATACTGGTAGTATCTGCAAACGTCTTCCTGGTTCAAAAGTATGAAGCGATGAACTTCATAGGATTCATATCATACCCTGCTCTCGGTGCAATGATAGGAACGATCATAGGATTTGTAGCACTGAGCATACTTGTAATGAAAGGAAAACCACAGGCAGGATTACCATTCCTGAACAGTGGCGTGATACTGGGATATATCGTGGGTGTCCTTGTCTCAGGCTCACCCTTTTATTAA